From one Amphiura filiformis chromosome 13, Afil_fr2py, whole genome shotgun sequence genomic stretch:
- the LOC140167727 gene encoding uncharacterized protein: MEISVQNKLLLYADDSVIIAYDKDPKAVADMLGSDLKSCNQWLVDNKLSLHVGKTECILFGTKAKLKKVPDFCVAYDGHVIKSQESIKYLGVSINNTLSGESMVNSVIKKASGRLKFLYRHSHILNQTLRKNLSSALIQCHMDYCCTSWYSGLTQNHKNKLQITQNKVARYILKLSPRDHIGQHELNLVNLLKICDRVKQLRLNHNIYHCQGALYLNQNFTRTSSAHSYGTRSSESNFIVPRVKGIASNTFYYKAILDWNDLPSNIKGLPTKSAFKQSVKQHLASNSLSQEMSDFTV; encoded by the coding sequence ATGGAGATTTCAGTGCAGAACAAGTTACTACTTTATGCTGACGACAGTGTTATCATTGCATATGACAAAGACCCCAAGGCTGTTGCTGATATGCTTGGCTCTGATCTTAAATCATGCAATCAGTGGTTAGTCGATAATAAACTGTCTCTTCACGTTGGCAAGACAGAATGTATACTCTTTGGCACCAAAGCTAAGTTAAAGAAAGTTCCTGACTTCTGTGTTGCCTATGATGGTCATGTTATCAAATCTCAGGAGAGTATCAAGTATCTTGGTGTTTCAATAAACAATACACTGTCTGGTGAAAGCATGGTTAACTCTGTCATCAAAAAGGCTTCGGGTCGCCTTAAGTTCCTCTACCGGCATTCTCACATTCTCAATCAAACTTTGCGTAAAAATCTTAGTTCTGCATTGATTCAGTGCCACATGGATTACTGTTGCACATCTTGGTATAGTGGCCTCACTCAGAACCACAAAAATAAACTGCAAATTACTCAAAATAAGGTTGCTCGTTACATCTTGAAACTTTCTCCCAGAGATCACATTGGGCAACATGAGCTAAACCTTGTGAATCTCTTGAAAATTTGTGACAGAGTTAAACAGCTGAGGCTTAACCATAACATCTACCATTGTCAAGGTGCACTTTATCTTAATCAGAATTTCACTAGAACATCAAGTGCTCACTCTTATGGAACCAGATCAAGTGAATCCAATTTCATTGTTCCTAGGGTAAAAGGTATCGCCTCAAACACATTCTACTACAAAGCCATTTTGGACTGGAATGATCTCCCATCAAACATCAAGGGATTGCCTACCAAGTCTGCATTTAAACAAAGTGTCAAACAACATCTAGCCAGCAACTCTCTCAGTCAAGAGATGTCTGATTTCACTGTGTAG